One window of the Archangium primigenium genome contains the following:
- a CDS encoding ABC transporter transmembrane domain-containing protein, protein MAPRPSPDIYRRLLGYVRPYRRLLLAGLGASLVAAVATSAYAWLVGPLLRAVLTGGAVELAGLSLPGERLLGVLPLMVVGVAVVKAGASYLQGGWMQRLGQRVMADLRADLYTRLLAWPPAALERRHSGEVFTHFASDVPLVEFSVTQALSSYVKDGMQLLALLVTCLVIDAKLFLLTFVVVPLTVLPVRAFARSLKKVAHRSQSSLGALTTLTAEQLQALPVVRAYGAEGRALARFQEESTRYLGEMRRSLFLRGAYSPTVEVMGVGGVAIAVAWGARAISGDPALAGRLLSFIAATLLLYQPVKSLSGTFSQVLTGLVGAERLFALADTPVPADEGADAPPLTQALVLSGLCATYPDGRQALQGVDLTVPAGARVALVGASGAGKTTLFSVLLGFVPPSGGTVTWDGVPLGALKPSRVRERLAWVPQEPVLFSGSVRHNVRLGGPQASDAEVWEALRLAHAEDFVRALPGGLDEPVGERGARLSGGQRQRLALARAFLRQPSLLLLDEPTSALDAQSEAAVGAGLASLMKGRTVLVIAHRLSTVRDADLIVVLEAGRVVEAGTHTQLAARGGAYARLLGQGAVAA, encoded by the coding sequence GTGGCCCCTCGTCCTTCACCTGACATCTACCGCCGCCTGCTCGGGTATGTGCGGCCCTATCGCCGCCTGCTCCTCGCGGGGCTGGGGGCGTCGCTGGTGGCCGCGGTCGCCACGTCCGCCTACGCCTGGCTGGTGGGGCCGCTGTTGCGCGCGGTGCTCACGGGGGGCGCGGTGGAGCTCGCCGGCCTGTCCCTGCCCGGGGAGCGGCTGCTGGGCGTGTTGCCGCTGATGGTGGTGGGCGTGGCGGTGGTGAAGGCGGGCGCGAGCTACCTGCAGGGCGGCTGGATGCAGCGGCTCGGCCAGCGGGTGATGGCGGACCTGCGGGCGGACCTGTACACGCGGCTGCTCGCCTGGCCGCCCGCGGCGCTCGAGCGGCGCCACTCGGGCGAGGTCTTCACCCACTTCGCCTCGGACGTCCCGCTCGTGGAGTTCTCGGTGACGCAGGCGCTCTCGTCCTACGTGAAGGACGGGATGCAGCTGCTCGCGCTGCTCGTCACCTGCCTCGTCATCGACGCGAAGCTCTTCCTGCTCACCTTCGTGGTGGTGCCGCTCACGGTGCTGCCGGTGCGCGCGTTCGCGCGCTCGCTCAAGAAGGTGGCCCACCGCTCGCAGTCGAGCCTCGGCGCGCTCACCACCCTCACCGCCGAGCAGCTCCAGGCGCTGCCCGTGGTGCGCGCCTACGGGGCCGAGGGCCGGGCGCTCGCGCGCTTCCAGGAGGAGTCCACGCGCTACCTCGGGGAGATGCGCCGCTCGCTCTTCCTGCGCGGCGCGTACAGCCCCACGGTGGAGGTGATGGGCGTCGGGGGCGTGGCGATCGCGGTGGCCTGGGGCGCGCGCGCCATCTCGGGGGACCCGGCGCTGGCCGGCCGGCTCCTGTCCTTCATCGCCGCCACGCTGCTGCTCTACCAGCCGGTGAAGTCGCTGAGCGGCACCTTCTCCCAGGTGCTCACGGGCTTGGTGGGCGCCGAGCGCCTCTTCGCGCTCGCGGACACGCCGGTGCCCGCGGACGAGGGCGCCGACGCCCCGCCGCTCACCCAGGCCCTGGTGCTCTCGGGGCTGTGCGCCACCTACCCGGATGGCCGCCAGGCGCTCCAGGGCGTGGACCTGACGGTGCCCGCGGGGGCGCGCGTGGCGCTGGTGGGCGCCTCGGGGGCGGGCAAGACGACGCTCTTCTCGGTGCTCCTGGGCTTCGTGCCCCCGAGCGGCGGCACGGTGACGTGGGACGGCGTGCCCCTGGGCGCGCTCAAGCCCTCCCGGGTGCGCGAGCGCCTGGCGTGGGTGCCCCAGGAGCCGGTGCTCTTCTCCGGCAGCGTGCGGCACAACGTGCGGCTCGGCGGCCCCCAGGCCTCGGACGCCGAGGTATGGGAGGCGCTGCGCCTGGCGCACGCGGAGGACTTCGTGCGGGCCCTGCCCGGCGGGCTCGACGAGCCCGTGGGCGAGCGGGGCGCGCGGCTGTCGGGAGGCCAGCGCCAGCGCCTGGCCCTGGCGCGCGCCTTCCTGCGCCAGCCCTCGCTGCTGCTCCTGGACGAGCCGACGAGCGCCCTGGACGCCCAGAGCGAGGCGGCGGTGGGCGCGGGGCTCGCCTCGCTCATGAAGGGGCGCACGGTGCTCGTCATCGCCCACCGTCTGTCCACGGTGCGCGACGCGGACCTCATCGTCGTGCTGGAGGCCGGCCGGGTGGTGGAGGCGGGCACCCACACCCAACTGGCCGCCCGCGGGGGCGCCTACGCGCGGCTGCTCGGCCAGGGCGCTGTCGCCGCCTAG
- a CDS encoding protein kinase domain-containing protein: MATYRLIRKLAAGGMAEVFLAKVMGAEGFEKPVAVKRILPSMAQDQEFVELFLREAKLTVCLQHANVVQVFDLGALEGQYYMVMEFVEGENLRALQRGGAAHGVPLGLREVCFMVQQVTEGLAYAHGRVDAAGRPLNIIHRDVNPSNVMVASSGEVKLADFGIAKAANAQSGTQVGVVKGKAGYLAPEQVKGAEVDQRADLFLIGLMLYELLAGRQLFHGADYFQTLRAIAQFDVKSLAPVPGVPAALWGIVTRALAPDPTARYHRARDISDALQNFLFDNRLRVGPQDVAALFQRCFPNRRSPLEGSNETRGEEIRLGSDAGLQRPPPLTSVRSRPPFLGGPRPGTPAPLRPAVEPSLRSAPPPAAVSPPPVGGRTGAMPLAGGTGRMPLGAGTGVLAVPTRVMRPTRRKLGEMLLVVGKLSEPQLKGALERQRRTGGRIGELLVAEGLLSQEDVMRALSEQGGIPFISDRVLRTMPVPRALLSLLPLEKAERLEAVPVTQQAKELVCAMREPRDLARLDELKFITGCTVRGIYATEGGLRRAIGRFYRGEASEPHEEWSRMMSVGSESQPGVTPFADKLTRTRERLLDESAFMDISVAAPVSAAALAALPPPVPPVPTPAPVPTVAAPAVKAPVSLARTMLVVSEDAELRDLAVRLLTRQGVAASGTGAADVDKAVALGGTEVALVAADTVKDAPAVVARLMAAAPSMEVRVLPSLAEALGGEAGPLGLAARWHARVVDAALATLGGVGVQGPALAKLARRVAQRLGAGRAEAERASAVAYALALAAFQESSAPGDAFTRPSCESVRAILGRDSGELAGLIGACTRDAPPLAASAPKAVLALAAAVSLLEAMKTATLVASAASQALTALRASGRLPAPALEALAAEVTELVLGDKAWHTVVLAEPNVARASALQARFLADGVRVVLADSVARARVLLAEGSQALVVAACLPDGDGAGLTRSLRSTEQMASLPIFVLAPPEDPRWVEAGLDAGADDVLTYPVNPDVLVAKLRRAMQPRRSTPVPVSPPEVAPAARGVS, from the coding sequence ATGGCCACGTATCGACTCATCCGGAAGCTGGCCGCGGGCGGCATGGCCGAAGTGTTCCTCGCCAAGGTGATGGGGGCCGAGGGCTTCGAGAAGCCCGTGGCCGTCAAGCGCATCCTGCCCTCCATGGCGCAGGACCAGGAGTTCGTGGAGCTCTTCCTGCGCGAGGCGAAGCTCACGGTCTGCCTGCAGCACGCCAACGTGGTGCAGGTGTTCGACCTGGGCGCGCTCGAGGGCCAGTACTACATGGTGATGGAGTTCGTGGAGGGCGAGAACCTCCGGGCGCTCCAGCGCGGAGGGGCGGCGCACGGCGTGCCGTTGGGCCTGCGCGAGGTGTGCTTCATGGTCCAGCAGGTCACCGAGGGCCTGGCGTACGCGCACGGCCGCGTGGACGCGGCGGGCCGCCCGCTCAACATCATCCACCGGGACGTCAACCCGTCCAACGTGATGGTGGCCAGCAGCGGCGAGGTGAAGCTCGCCGACTTCGGCATCGCCAAGGCGGCCAACGCCCAGAGCGGCACCCAGGTGGGCGTGGTCAAGGGCAAGGCGGGCTACCTCGCGCCCGAGCAGGTCAAGGGCGCGGAGGTGGACCAGCGCGCGGACCTCTTCCTCATCGGGTTGATGCTCTACGAGCTGCTCGCGGGCCGGCAGCTCTTCCACGGCGCGGACTACTTCCAGACCCTGCGCGCCATCGCCCAGTTCGACGTGAAGAGCCTGGCGCCGGTGCCGGGCGTGCCCGCGGCGCTCTGGGGCATCGTCACCCGGGCGCTCGCGCCGGACCCCACCGCGCGCTACCACCGGGCGCGCGACATCTCGGACGCGCTGCAGAACTTCCTCTTCGACAACCGCCTGCGCGTGGGTCCCCAGGACGTGGCGGCGCTCTTCCAGCGCTGCTTTCCCAACCGCCGCTCGCCCCTGGAGGGCAGCAACGAGACGCGCGGCGAGGAGATCCGCCTGGGCTCGGACGCGGGGCTGCAGCGCCCGCCGCCGCTCACCTCGGTGCGCTCGCGCCCGCCCTTCCTCGGCGGCCCCCGCCCGGGCACGCCCGCGCCCCTGCGCCCGGCGGTGGAGCCGTCCCTGCGGTCCGCGCCGCCGCCCGCCGCCGTGTCGCCTCCGCCGGTGGGCGGACGCACCGGGGCCATGCCCCTGGCGGGGGGCACCGGCCGCATGCCGCTGGGCGCGGGCACGGGCGTGCTCGCGGTGCCCACGCGGGTGATGCGGCCCACGCGCCGCAAGCTGGGCGAGATGCTGCTCGTGGTGGGCAAGCTGTCCGAGCCCCAGCTCAAGGGCGCCCTGGAGCGGCAGCGGCGCACCGGAGGCCGCATCGGCGAGCTGCTCGTGGCCGAGGGGCTCCTGTCCCAGGAGGACGTCATGCGCGCCTTGAGCGAGCAGGGCGGCATCCCGTTCATCTCGGACCGGGTGTTGCGCACCATGCCGGTGCCGCGCGCGCTCCTGTCCCTGCTGCCCCTGGAGAAGGCGGAGCGGCTGGAGGCGGTGCCCGTCACCCAGCAGGCCAAGGAGCTGGTGTGCGCCATGCGCGAGCCGCGCGACCTGGCGCGCCTGGACGAGCTCAAGTTCATCACCGGCTGCACCGTGCGGGGCATCTACGCCACGGAGGGCGGGCTGCGCCGGGCCATCGGCCGCTTCTACCGGGGCGAGGCGTCCGAGCCGCACGAGGAGTGGTCGCGGATGATGTCGGTGGGCTCGGAGTCCCAGCCGGGCGTGACGCCCTTCGCGGACAAGCTCACGCGCACCCGCGAGCGGCTGTTGGACGAGTCGGCCTTCATGGACATCTCCGTGGCGGCGCCCGTGTCCGCCGCGGCCCTGGCGGCGCTGCCCCCGCCCGTGCCGCCCGTGCCCACCCCCGCGCCGGTGCCGACCGTGGCCGCGCCCGCGGTGAAGGCCCCGGTGTCGCTCGCGCGCACCATGCTGGTGGTGTCCGAGGACGCGGAGCTGCGTGACCTGGCGGTGCGGCTGCTCACCCGTCAGGGCGTGGCGGCCTCGGGCACGGGCGCGGCGGACGTGGACAAGGCCGTGGCCCTGGGCGGCACCGAGGTGGCCCTGGTGGCGGCCGACACCGTGAAGGACGCGCCCGCGGTGGTGGCGCGGCTGATGGCGGCGGCGCCCTCCATGGAGGTGCGCGTGCTGCCCTCGCTCGCCGAGGCGCTGGGCGGCGAGGCGGGGCCCTTGGGCCTCGCGGCGCGCTGGCACGCGCGGGTGGTGGACGCGGCGCTGGCCACGCTCGGGGGCGTGGGCGTGCAGGGCCCGGCGCTCGCCAAGCTGGCCCGGCGCGTGGCCCAGCGGCTCGGGGCGGGGCGGGCGGAGGCCGAGCGCGCCTCGGCGGTGGCCTATGCCCTGGCGCTCGCGGCCTTCCAGGAGTCGAGCGCGCCGGGCGACGCCTTCACCCGGCCCTCGTGCGAGTCGGTGCGGGCCATCCTCGGGCGGGATTCGGGGGAGCTGGCGGGCCTCATCGGCGCCTGCACCCGGGACGCGCCCCCCCTCGCGGCGAGCGCGCCCAAGGCCGTGCTGGCGCTGGCGGCGGCCGTGTCGCTGCTCGAGGCGATGAAGACGGCCACGCTCGTGGCCTCGGCCGCGTCCCAGGCGCTCACCGCGCTGCGCGCCTCGGGGCGGCTGCCCGCGCCGGCGCTGGAGGCGCTCGCCGCGGAGGTGACGGAGCTGGTGCTCGGGGACAAGGCCTGGCACACCGTGGTGCTCGCCGAGCCCAACGTCGCGCGGGCCTCGGCGCTCCAGGCGCGCTTCCTCGCGGATGGGGTGCGGGTGGTGCTGGCCGACTCGGTGGCCCGGGCGCGGGTGCTCCTGGCCGAGGGCAGTCAGGCGCTGGTGGTGGCCGCGTGCCTGCCGGACGGTGACGGCGCGGGGCTCACCCGCTCCCTGCGCTCCACGGAGCAGATGGCCTCGCTGCCCATCTTCGTGCTCGCGCCGCCCGAGGATCCCCGATGGGTGGAGGCCGGACTCGACGCGGGCGCGGACGACGTGCTCACCTATCCGGTCAACCCGGACGTGCTCGTGGCCAAGCTGCGGCGGGCCATGCAGCCGCGCCGCTCCACGCCCGTGCCCGTGTCCCCGCCGGAGGTGGCCCCCGCGGCCCGGGGGGTGAGCTAG
- the dnaJ gene encoding molecular chaperone DnaJ yields the protein MPAVSGQKRDYYEVLGVQKNVSAQDLKSAFRKVALQYHPDRNPGNHEAEEKFKEASEAYEVLSDPERRGRYDRFGHAGVGGAAGGDPFGGGFQGVNINDIFGEIFGDIFGGRGGRGRVSNRGADLRFNLEISFEEAAFGCRPKVPIPRPKKCDTCSGSGSKSGAPPKTCGTCGGAGEVRFTQGFFAVSRPCTECGGTGAVVPDACGKCKGSGKVPSEEVIEVNIPPGVDNGTRVRLTGLGEPGDRGGPAGDLYVTVIVREHPLFQREDYDVFCEVPISFTQAALGAKIDVPTLDGKVKMTIPEGAQSGKVFRLKGKGVPHLHSGQRGDQHVRVIVETPTNLTGKQRELLEKFAESSGAEAHPQSKNFFEKVRELFG from the coding sequence ATGCCAGCGGTGTCGGGGCAGAAACGTGATTATTATGAGGTCCTGGGAGTTCAGAAGAACGTCTCCGCGCAGGACCTGAAGAGCGCCTTTCGCAAGGTGGCTCTGCAGTACCACCCGGACCGAAACCCCGGGAACCACGAGGCCGAGGAGAAGTTCAAGGAGGCCTCGGAAGCCTACGAGGTCCTGAGCGATCCCGAGCGGCGAGGCCGCTATGACCGGTTCGGTCACGCGGGCGTGGGTGGCGCGGCCGGAGGAGACCCGTTCGGCGGGGGCTTCCAGGGCGTCAACATCAACGACATCTTCGGGGAAATCTTCGGCGACATCTTCGGGGGCCGGGGCGGCCGGGGCCGGGTGAGCAACCGCGGCGCGGACCTGCGCTTCAACCTGGAGATCTCCTTCGAGGAGGCGGCGTTCGGCTGCCGGCCCAAGGTGCCGATTCCGCGGCCCAAGAAGTGCGACACGTGCTCGGGCTCGGGCAGCAAGAGCGGCGCGCCGCCCAAGACGTGCGGCACGTGCGGCGGCGCGGGCGAGGTGCGCTTCACCCAGGGCTTCTTCGCCGTGTCCCGGCCGTGCACCGAGTGTGGGGGCACGGGCGCGGTGGTGCCGGACGCCTGCGGCAAGTGCAAGGGCTCGGGCAAGGTGCCCAGCGAAGAGGTCATCGAGGTCAACATCCCGCCGGGCGTGGACAACGGCACGCGGGTGCGGCTCACGGGCCTGGGCGAGCCGGGAGACCGGGGCGGGCCCGCGGGCGACCTGTACGTGACGGTCATCGTGCGCGAGCACCCGCTCTTCCAGCGCGAGGACTACGACGTCTTCTGCGAGGTGCCCATCTCCTTCACCCAGGCGGCGCTCGGCGCGAAGATCGACGTGCCCACGCTGGACGGCAAGGTGAAGATGACCATCCCCGAGGGCGCCCAGTCCGGCAAGGTGTTCCGCCTCAAGGGCAAGGGCGTGCCCCACCTGCACAGCGGCCAGCGGGGAGATCAGCACGTGCGCGTCATCGTCGAGACGCCCACCAACCTCACCGGCAAGCAGCGCGAGCTGCTCGAGAAGTTCGCCGAGTCGAGCGGGGCGGAAGCCCACCCGCAGTCGAAGAACTTCTTCGAGAAGGTGCGCGAGCTGTTCGGCTGA
- a CDS encoding putative sensor domain DACNV-containing protein produces the protein MSEPALKYPREALREWLQGREGRPPLTEDELGLLETLVDTLFFASLAKEEGRPALARIVYHHDGTQGLKETREHTDYDSSQGPALAWNVTPFRPILLTAKSLAKLTPAADMERTALIVGPRDDGRLYILGLARRNKATDGGMVTVLSAPEPGSVVLYQAGEELFRYERGQRLSPEQKFPLWGLLHNEGIVRQTIESICQNLVQTLAEASFFRWPNSGVWPVASLLFDLINTMASKRHGGLITLLPAEHEENPFYAISHHHSRFGELLLQSTQTQTNAYRLAFARRADDHSQSEEERGFHEEVRTTKESLNSLIENVGQLTALDNALLLGPDLKVIGAGFSVPTPKLATPTVHLAQDLQGTPGPVYDINQHGSRHRAATWFAFENPGGVAFLVSHDGPLRCLIRPSAKETTVLLWNLRLHEI, from the coding sequence ATGAGCGAGCCCGCCTTGAAGTACCCGCGTGAAGCATTGCGAGAATGGTTACAAGGGCGTGAGGGACGCCCTCCTTTAACGGAGGACGAACTCGGCCTCCTTGAAACCCTCGTTGACACCTTGTTCTTCGCCAGTTTGGCCAAAGAGGAAGGTCGGCCTGCGCTCGCGCGCATCGTCTATCACCATGATGGAACTCAAGGGCTGAAAGAAACGCGGGAGCACACGGACTACGATAGTTCGCAAGGTCCGGCACTCGCCTGGAATGTCACCCCATTCCGTCCCATCCTGCTCACGGCCAAGTCCCTGGCGAAGCTCACGCCTGCCGCCGATATGGAGCGAACAGCGCTCATCGTGGGCCCACGTGATGACGGGCGGCTCTACATCCTGGGATTGGCGAGACGAAACAAAGCCACTGATGGCGGAATGGTTACTGTGCTCTCCGCACCAGAACCCGGTTCCGTCGTTTTGTACCAAGCGGGGGAAGAGCTTTTCCGTTACGAGCGAGGTCAACGGCTCTCTCCAGAACAGAAGTTTCCTTTATGGGGCCTCCTCCATAATGAAGGGATTGTCCGGCAGACGATTGAATCGATCTGCCAGAATCTCGTTCAGACCTTGGCAGAGGCTTCTTTCTTCCGATGGCCAAACTCTGGTGTTTGGCCTGTCGCTTCTCTGCTTTTCGACCTCATCAACACCATGGCTTCAAAACGCCACGGGGGGCTCATCACCCTCCTCCCAGCAGAGCACGAGGAGAATCCTTTCTACGCCATCTCCCACCATCACTCGCGATTCGGCGAACTCCTACTGCAGTCCACGCAGACACAAACGAATGCGTACCGTCTAGCCTTCGCACGACGTGCAGACGACCATTCGCAGTCCGAAGAAGAAAGGGGCTTTCATGAAGAGGTTCGAACGACCAAGGAGTCATTGAACTCGCTCATCGAGAACGTTGGCCAATTGACGGCCCTGGACAATGCACTGCTCCTGGGTCCCGACCTCAAAGTCATCGGAGCGGGTTTCTCGGTGCCAACTCCCAAGTTGGCCACACCCACGGTACATCTCGCACAGGATCTCCAAGGAACGCCGGGCCCTGTCTACGACATCAATCAGCATGGTTCCCGTCATCGAGCCGCCACGTGGTTCGCCTTCGAGAATCCCGGGGGAGTGGCTTTCCTGGTCTCGCATGACGGACCGCTTCGCTGTCTGATTCGACCCTCCGCGAAAGAGACGACCGTCCTTCTCTGGAACCTCCGGCTTCACGAAATCTGA